A DNA window from Arachis duranensis cultivar V14167 chromosome 3, aradu.V14167.gnm2.J7QH, whole genome shotgun sequence contains the following coding sequences:
- the LOC107482213 gene encoding glutathione transferase GST 23: MNYKCLAYIYTSRKGTHRRNKIECKTKKMGSKDVKLVSYWVSPFGKRAEWALKLKGVEYEYIEEDIYNKSNLLLELNPVHKKVPVLVHGNKAIAESFVILEYIDETWKQYPLMPHDPYQRAHARFWAISAEQKVGEGSWIALIKSGEEKEKALDKASEVLEKIEEEIKGKKFFGGDNIGYLDIALGWIPCIIPLWEEVGSMQIIDPLKLPAINEWMTNFLNHPVVKDSLPPRDKALDYFHSLKKKNAPN; the protein is encoded by the exons ATGAATTATAAGTGTcttgcatatatatatacaagcaGAAAAGGTACACATAGAAGGAACAAAATAGAGtgcaaaacaaagaaaatgggAAGCAAAGATGTGAAGTTGGTGAGCTATTGGGTGAGTCCGTTCGGTAAAAGAGCTGAGTGGGCATTGAAACTGAAGGGTGTGGAATATGAGTACATAGAAGAAGATATATACAACAAGAGCAACCTTCTTCTTGAGCTGAACCCGGTCCACAAGAAGGTTCCAGTTCTTGTACATGGCAACAAGGCAATCGCGGAATCATTTGTGATCCTTGAATACATCGATGAAACATGGAAGCAGTATCCATTGATGCCTCACGATCCTTATCAAAGAGCTCATGCTCGCTTTTGGGCTATTTCTGCTGAACAAAAG GTTGGGGAAGGCTCATGGATTGCACTGATTAAAAGcggagaagaaaaggaaaaggctCTGGATAAAGCCTCAGAGGTACTTGAGAAGATAGAGGAAGAGATCAAGGGTAAGAAATTCTTTGGAGGGGACAACATTGGATACCTTGACATTGCACTTGGATGGATCCCTTGCATTATTCCCCTTTGGGAGGAAGTTGGGTCAATGCAAATAATTGACCCTCTGAAGTTGCCAGCCATCAATGAATGGATGACCAATTTCCTCAACCACCCTGTTGTCAAGGACTCTCTGCCCCCAAGAGACAAGGCCCTTGATTACTTCCACTCtctcaaaaagaaaaatgcacctaattaa